tatttgctttttaattattctaaccaatcaaaaaatcccaaaaaaaattgttctttatattaaatattgtttatatattataaactaattttgtacatattttgaataattttctttttaagttttaattatttgtataattatttgtataattatgtattaattagcttaaatcaatttcaaatcaatttcaaaaaacccaaaaaaattagttttgttttaaaatcaattgacaaatattttgtacatatttttaaacttatttttaggtttaaatctattttcatcttttttcttcattttaatttaattaatcatactttaattataattaaaataaatcataaaaaatccaaaaacatgccttttatttttcttgcaatttaaattcctagataaatgtataggatgtcaaattcatgtaaataggctagtttacatttcctgcacaatcgatgtaatagcgtagatttactttccgcactttacatttccgcattttaatttccagcaaatataaactgcgtgtatgtcaaagataaaattgaaccgttagatcactaacttcaaagataaatatctgaatccaatcacaatcacacttgcacctcttaaggtaatcccttctcattcctttcaaaatcaaagtcaaaattctactgttttgagtacaaaatcgaaccttgcttttatatccggtgaaaggatagatttttaaaggaaataggatagagaccttacaactcagggtagacctcctagtttgcttgctcaaaatcaaaacaaacaaaattctcatacactgttgatttttcaaaactttcaaaaaagacaatactttgtatacatccaaacacggattattacaaagttaacgttcttttcaaaacatctttcgaaagataaacaagcattttgtatacatccacacacggatcattacaaaattcaaattacaaaggtatttgaaaccacatatgagcaatttcagagcaattgaaaagtgatcgaaaaacaagtgagctaagcaaacttaagagcccatggataaccatggatacaaagggtgctaacaccttccctttgtataacctacccccttacccagaatttcttaaaggtcttttttctgtttcttttataaacctttccttaattggataaaataaaaggtcggtggcgactctgtgaattttcaaaatgcgaaagcattaagcgacaaaaaagagtcagttcacgtatctctacagatcagaggtatggcccggaattaaaaaaatcggaggtccacaatcaTACCGTTCATCCCTCTTCCAGTTCTTATTTTCATGGGGGTAGGACTTCTACTTTTTCCCACGGCAACAAAAAATCTTCGCCGTATGTGGGCTTTTCCTAGTATTTTCTTGTTAACCATAGTTATGATTTTTTCGATCAATTTCTCTATTCATCAAATCAAAAAAGGTTCTATCTATCAATATGTATGGTCTTGGACTACAAATAATGATCTTTGGCTACTTGATCGATTCACTTACTTCTATTGTGTCAATATTAATTACTACTGTTGGTATTCTGGTTCTAATTTATAGTGATAGTTACATGTCTCGTGATCAAGGCTATTTGATATTTTTTACTTATgagtttttttaatactttaatgtTAGGATTAGTTACGAGTTCAAATTTGATACAAGTTTATCTTTTTTGGGAATTGGTTGGAATGTGTTCTTAACTATTAATAGGTTTTTGGTTCACACGTCCTATTGCGGCAAATGGTTGTCAAAAAGCGTTTGTAACGAATCGTGGATGGGACTTTGGTTTATTATTAGGAATTTTAGGTTTTTAATGGATAACCGGTAGTTTGGAACTTAGGGATTTATTTCAAATATTCAATAACTTAATTTATAAGAATGAGGTGAATAATCTTTTTGTTACTTTGTGTGCCCTCTTGTTATTTTGCGGATCAGTTGCAAAATCTGCCCAATTCCCTCTTCATGTATGGTACCAGATGCTATCGAAGGTCCTACTCCTATTTCTGCTCTTATACATGCTGCTACTATGGTAGCAGCGAGAATTTTTCTTGTAGCTCGACTTCTTCCTCTTTTCATAGTTATACCCTGCATAATGAGTGGAATAGCTTTGATAGGTATAATAGAAGTAGTATTAGGAGCTACTTTAGCTATTGCTCAAAAAGATATTAAGAAAAATTTAGCCTAATCTACAATGTCTCAACTGGGTTATATGATGTTAGCTTTAGGTATGGGCTCTTATCGAGCCGCTTTATTTCATTTGATTACTCATGCTTATTCAAAAGCATTGTTGTTTTTAGGATCTGGATCCATTATTCATTTAATGGAAGCTATTGTTGGATATTCTCCAGATAAAAGTCAAAATATCGTTCTTATGGGAGGTTTAACAAAACATGCGCCAATTACAAAAACGGCTTTTTTAATAGGTACACTTTCTCTTTCTGGTATCCCACGTTTTGCTTGTTTTTGGTCCAAGGATGAGATTCTTAATGATAGTTGGTTGTATTCACCAATTTTCGCAATAATAGCTTGTTCCACCGCAGGATTAACTGCATTTTATATGTTTGGAATTAATTTTGATAATACTAGTTTGATCTGTTTTACCGAGAAGGTCTACGGTTCAAGTCCGTATAGCCCTAATATTACTAGCGATGCTactcatatttatatttattatctcATATCTGTCATTATCAATATATTAGTACAAATACTATATGTACAATATCAGTACTATATTGAACACAAAATACTCCATATTAGTAATACTACTAGTATAAATATACTTTCAATACTTTTTGTAATAGAAAGAATCAATCAAGTAATTTCTATTGGAATAGATTCATAGTGGATAGAATAATATTAGTATACTCAGATAAGAATATCCATTTTATTGGAAATAATGTAAACTTCATAAAATACAAAGCATTTATATTTAGATTAGATTAATGaatataataatttgaaaatttcAATTCAAATCGACTAAGAATTAATATGAATCCAGTATATTTTCCCCATTCATAGGACTACATTTATGTTTTTGCTTTATGAATATGATATTTTTTTGGACATTTCTAATAATATCGATCTTGATTCCTATTTTGGCATTTCTAATTTCTGGAATTTTAGCTCCAATTAGGAAAGGGCTAGAAAAACTTTCTAATTATGAATCTGGAATAGAACCGATGGGTGATGCTTGGTTACAATTTCAAATCCGTTATTATATGTTTtctctagtttttgttgtttttgatgttGAAACAGTCTTTCTTTACCCATGGGCAATGAGTTTTGATCTATTGGGGGTATCCGTATTTATAGAAGCTTTCATCTCCGTGCTTATCCTAGTTGTTGGTTTAGTTTATGCATGGCGAAAGGGAGCATTAGAATGGTCTTAATTGTTGAATATTTAGACAATTAAACAAAACATTGAGACAGTTATAATTCCATTGAGTTTCCCTTACTtgatcaaaataccaaaaattcaGTTCTTTCTACTACATTAAATGATCTTTCAAATTGATCAAGACTATCCAATTTATGATCGCTTCTCTATGGTACTAGTTGTTGCTTCAGTGAATTTGCTTCATTAATAGGATCGCGATTTGACTTTGATCGTTATGGACTGGTACCACGATCTAGTCCTAGGAAGGCAGGCCTCATTTTAACAGCGGGCACCGTAACTATGAAAATGGCTCCTTCTTTAGTTCGATTATATGAGAAAATGCCCGAACCAAAATATGTTATTGCTACGGGAGCCTGTACAATTACAGGAGGTATGTTCAGTACCGGTTCTTATAGTACTGTTCGGGGCGTGGATAAGCTAATTCCTGTGGATGTCTATTTGCCGGGCTGTCCCCCTAAACCAGAAGCCGTTATAGATGCTATAACAAAACTTCGTAAGAAAATATCTCGAGAAATCTATGAAGATCAAATTAGTTATCAACGAGAGAGTATGTGTTTTACTACCGACCACAAATTTTATGTTGGACGCAGTACTCATTCCTGCAATTATAATCAAGGATTATTCTATCATCCATCATCTATTTCAGAGATAACCTCTGACAAATATTTTCAATATAACAAAGTTCAGTATCCTCCGACGAACGAAAAAGTGAATTAAACAAGGATCCTTTTgtgcaaaataaaataagaaatagcAAGCAAGTCAATCTTAAAAAATTTCATTGAAATGtaaataaatggtaaatatttatACCAATCTTATAAAAAACTCGGGAGAAGTAAAAAAATGCAAGGTAATTTGTCTGCTTGGCTAGTCAAAAACGGAATAGTTCATAGATCTTTGGGTTTTGATTACCAAGGAATAGAGACTTTACAAATAAAGCCCGAGGATTGGCATTCGATGGCTGTTATTTTATATGTTGCTAATTATGAGTGTTACAAGGAATTTGATTGGGAAGTTCAATGGCAAAAAGAAGGAGATTCATTAGCTCGTTATTTAGTTCGAATTGGTGAAATGGTGGAATCCATAAAAATAATTCAACAGGCTTTGGAAGGAATTCCAGGGGGCCttatgaaaattttgaaattcgcTGCTTTGATAGAGAAAAGGAGCCAGAATGGAATGATTTTGAATATAGATTCATTGATAAAAAAATCGTCTCCTACTTTTGAATTGCCGAAACAAGAACTTTATGTGAGAGTTGAGGCTCCCAAGGGAGAATTAGGAATTTTTCTAATAGGAGATCAAAATGGTTTTCCTTCTAGATGGAAAATTCGTCCACCTGGTTTTATCAATTTGCAAATTCTTCCTCAATTAGTTAAAAGAATGAAACCGGATGCCTTCTCTGGGCTCGGGCTCAAGaaatgattttttgtttttgtcacgaccaaactttttattgtttccaaaacaagaaaagggaaaaagttgcacaaaccttaaaagatatgcaatgcaaataataaaattaaaagcaatgcaaaagggggagagattccgagtaaggggttggttatacgaagggaaggtattagcaccctacgtatctatagtactctataggtttctttgttatgtttgtctgTTTATTTTCTCTATTCTATTGGGGAGGTtatctgttgtgagataggtgggacctaaggtgtttgtttgattatgctcgcaaagatcatcacaatcttctgcatacatatcccatAGAGGggatcagagcatctgtagctcgaggtctacggggtgctaaggtttgagtggtttgagggagatagaagttttgctcgccaaggaataagaccttttgcctacgtattctcaaagggatgttgagaaagtcagagcaatcgtagttcccacttatgctagtggaagcaaaggataagagacaaatgtcatcttaatgctcgatgtatctaatctatttcatcacatacatctgtttgatttttgtttgaatcttttcattataagacctgggttgtgccacttatggttcttagaatgataaagatgttttgtttagccaaccttgtggcaaaaacaagtttgattagccagccttgtggcaaaaactgttgataagccagccttgtggcaaaaagttttgatgagccagccttgtggcaaaaggttttgatgatccagccttgtggcaaaaagaaagtttgattgtgatgatatagaagagatactcctatcatagagatggggatgcttttaagaagctcgtgggtccttgtacgaagcccaagaggaggctatccgagggtccttgcattgtaagcccaagaggaggctaagggagggacaatcgagggtccttgtattgtaagcccaagaggaggctattggagggacaagtcgtttgtatcaagcccaagaggaggcatggtatagttggtttgagctcttagagcgatttcaccgggaaaccatactctatgcccaataggaggctatgcggaacctagtgttgtactaagttgaacaagtatatttAACATGAACATGtatatgaacaattatatgaacaaacatgaacaagtatatgaacaaacatgaacaagtatatgaacaagtatatatgacaaagtgtatgtgtacattggagtttatgaaggaaatatacctttaaggatgaacgatttatcaaacaaggttatgtacacgggaattgggacttatactcgggagAGGCCcaatgagtttattcaaagctatgtaaacaaatatttacaaagggggttgggacttataccttgagggaggcccaagtgttttgttgttattggaaaaccctagttttggtttAAAACATAAGTTTCGCAGAAGTTATGTACAAAAACTTTTAAGAAGATATGTACAAAAGCaaaaaaaggaatgggacttacaactcataaggagaggcccatgttttattttataaaacatggttgattgttttgttaaaagatgtgAGGTTTCATCGTTTTGAAAAACTTTAATCAtttgttgaaaacagtttgaattttggcaaaagtcaacttaattaagataaagacaaagcttatacctaattaagacctaagtgattagggtttgatcacaaaatatttacaaatgattaggttttttaaaatcaaatgaaaaaacaacatttaaagtattaaaaacacttaaaaatatgtcattttaaacctaataaaaatgtatcaaataaatattattttttgtgattttttgggatattcataaaatatacatattaaataaagagtgtacaaaaaatgaagtaaaactgatgagttttgattggttaaaacaaGTGTTGAATTTgtgaaaataaatgaagaaaataagtattaaaaaagaaggtttgatccctaagggtgttgaacccacgacctggaggttaccaaccaaaTCACTTGCCAACGGAGCTGCGCGCGCAGATTGTAAATATAACGCTTCCatgtaattatatttaaaaactaatatttgaaatttctgaacagaaaatggcgccaagaacaccatccccatttgattttgaaaatctttaaaACTTAATCATTTTGatcgagtagatagtctatctcactcggtttttcacaaggaacacaatgatgatctttaatttcatttattatcactctaaggctatcaatatTGTGGAaatcatgaagaaccctaaaactgaatttgaacatgaaatcgtgtatgattgatgaattatgcaattgattgagggttaatgatcagtgatagtgcagaaacaagatagcaaagcaatatttcatttatgatgcatgtatgatggagtttgaagttcaaaacACTTACCTTAAAAGCTTGCAAAACTGGAAATCAAATTCTACAAAagagaggttccagatgttgtctcttgatctggacagcttcaatggaccttatggaaggtgtttcaATGCCTAGAATGATCTGAAAACCTCTGGATCAATATGTGGTACCCGATTTGTAGTAGGACCAAGTGGGagtcgaatttgatgattctgatgttttagattgatggtgagtgtttggatcattcatatgaagtgtattgatgatgtttggaaggttagtttggacagatattgCCTAGTGTGAGAATTGACATGATAAGGATCTCTTtatgcatatatggaagtgaggtagtgattttgatttttagggtgttttggggtgtgtgagtggatcaaacacatcccatatgatgtttatgaaatgttagaaccatcactttggccataacttcaaggattcgaaggttggaatttctacctctttgaaaatcaagaaacttgcaacttaagaaagaaagagaaaaccaatGCTTGGAAAGGTTTTGGTGAGATTTTGAATGaagaaatgacctctatttataggccaaggattctgaatacaaggctaagcaagttgatctttctttggtgatttggcattaagagataaaatggcattttaatattaaatgcaaAAGGTTAAAacctttaaccatggttaaaaatctcaagTGCATGGAGATTCTTTCCTATCCAATCTTTAATGCTTGGAACTTTCCCTTTGGAGTTGCAAGAGGTCAttgcttgcattataggtcataaagtgttcataactttgtgaaaatggtttgaaatttcaagcataatggtcactaatgtcaaaattcaaaaccatagctccactccatattttttcatgctctacgacattttggaaagctcttgttatgtacttaaaatccctagttgaaagcttcttcaagatctttaaggaaatgggtgaaaaatatccatgaactttggaaaaaatgaagtttttagtgAATTtctcaaaagataccaactttgaagctccatatctcttaaatggttaatcttatggaaaaaaaattatatgtgacaaagtttttcattggatcaaaatataaaactttcatgttggaagtttttttcagtttgtaggtgaaattttgagatattcccttccaaagtttggtaaaaaccacttgaaaacacttagaaaattttctaagtatgaaaagtcaaactttgacttttttaattcttgattgattttccttgatcaaatgacttcaaatatcatatattgatgatttaaaacttcaaaagtcatggctgaccaaaatttccaaaaagtcaatggtgatcttgtatagttgaatttttcaagtcaatcgcgtttctggagatttcaagtgaattaagctatcctcatcaaatgaatgatatgaatggatcatattgagttattggaggatctTGATCCATGTTTTGAGTTAtggaaccatgtcctgattaaaaagttagttgttcaggtgaattaggttaaaaaccctaattgtgggccagatgaaattgatgactgtggctcttgaattgaagtacaatttccattggatattgaaatagggattatttgaagatgattgaatcctttgagtgatgccttggagcttttaaggtttcccaaatgtgatccctgatttcagtccctgataggtcaaaaccctagtctgatgacttgaaatttcactattgatcaatccttgtgtgggagatgtcttgagccaatatatTAGGTCAAGATGATGGATTTGGGTTCTTGAGGTCACGTCCCAAGCCAATAGGtaaaatcctgagcaaaagtcaggagtatgatgtcttcagtcaaaaccctaatttggttgattcaaaacttttgagcttgttgaaatgaatctttgaggaccaaatgttgatgaagatggttcatttgatatggagggagaacaaaatcctaattgattattacttgtactgatgagtaaattcttgattaaaccctgctgagtcataAGTAGCAaacactgaaggatagaaaaacacttagaaagggggggtttgaataagtgtagctttaaaacttgtaagataaaaacaatttgcacaatgatttttatcctggttcgttgttaactaaattactccagcccacccccttggagtgatttacctcacctgaggatttaatccactaatcacacttgattacaatggttttccacttagacaactgctaagtcttctagagtatcctgatcacaacctgatcactctaggaacaaactgcttagacaacttctaagacttgctagagtatactgatcaacatactgatcactctagtcctttacaaattaatgtaaacaaattctaagagtattacaatgcttctgaatagctataatcacaactgtgatatttctcttaaagtttaagcttaatcttactaatatattacaacaacaatgtagtgagcttgatgatgaagtttgagagcttttgaatttgacagcgtttctgtattatgCACAAGTATCGttttgagcttctcatcagaacttcatatatataggcacttgagaagatgaccgttgggagcatttaatgctttgcgtattccgtacagcattgcatttaatgtttcactcttttgtcaactacctcgagccttgtttccactatgtctactgacgttgcctgtaatagcttctaacgttccttttgtcagtcagcgtagcctgccatctagtacttgcttctgatctgatgtttgtgtaaacaacgtttgaatatcatcagagtcaaacagcttggtgcagagcatcttcttgtcttctgaccttgaagtgcttctgagcgtgataccatgagaacttcagtgcttctacttctgaactcaagttcttctgatgcttccatatacccatgttctgattctgcttgaccatcttctgatgtcttgccagaccttgttctgatgttgcatgctgaaccttctgagtcagtgcttcttgcgctgatttgtgcatactctttgtataattcctgaaagggaaattgcaatgtattagagtaccacattatcttatgccaaaattcatatccttgttatcatcaaaactaagaatattgatcagaacaaatcttgttctaacaatctccccctttttgatgatgacaaaaacaaacataaatgatatgaatttgcaatcagaaaagaacagacggcaaaggacaattacacagctatagcataagcatatagacaatgtgaatatgtctccccctgagattgataatctccccctgagatagataatctccccctggAATAGATACTCGAAGAATTTtaatgataaaagacttccctgattatttcagtagagacgttcacatatgcttagatcttcagaacattcacagcttctgattcttgcttccataggacagcttcagaacttgaatttcctagatccttagagtattcacagcttctgattcttgcttccataggacagcttcagagcttgaatttcttcttgaatcattgcatgctagattgtatcagaacattgttgaatgtaccagagcatcatcagagcatctctacatcctgaaatgttatagaacaaactaaacgacaaaag
Above is a window of Vicia villosa cultivar HV-30 ecotype Madison, WI unplaced genomic scaffold, Vvil1.0 ctg.004795F_1_1, whole genome shotgun sequence DNA encoding:
- the LOC131642309 gene encoding LOW QUALITY PROTEIN: NAD(P)H-quinone oxidoreductase subunit K, chloroplastic-like (The sequence of the model RefSeq protein was modified relative to this genomic sequence to represent the inferred CDS: substituted 2 bases at 2 genomic stop codons); amino-acid sequence: MGDAWLQFQIRYYMFSLVFVVFDVETVFLYPWAMSFDLLGVSVFIEAFISVLILVVGLVYAWRKGALECYNSIEFPLLDQNTKNSVLSTTLNDLSNXSRLSNLXSLLYGTSCCFSEFASLIGSRFDFDRYGLVPRSSPRKAGLILTAGTVTMKMAPSLVRLYEKMPEPKYVIATGACTITGGMFSTGSYSTVRGVDKLIPVDVYLPGCPPKPEAVIDAITKLRKKISREIYEDQISYQRESMCFTTDHKFYVGRSTHSCNYNQGLFYHPSSISEITSDKYFQYNKVQYPPTNEKVN
- the LOC131642310 gene encoding NAD(P)H-quinone oxidoreductase subunit H, chloroplastic-like, with product MQGNLSAWLVKNGIVHRSLGFDYQGIETLQIKPEDWHSMAVILYVANYECYKEFDWEVQWQKEGDSLARYLVRIGEMVESIKIIQQALEGIPGGLMKILKFAALIEKRSQNGMILNIDSLIKKSSPTFELPKQELYVRVEAPKGELGIFLIGDQNGFPSRWKIRPPGFINLQILPQLVKRMKPDAFSGLGLKK